The following DNA comes from Bacillota bacterium.
GCCGACGTTGGCCCCGATGACCGGCCCGATAAAGTTGATCGTCGCCTCGTCCACCTCGAAGACGCCCTTAATCGCCTCGAGGAGCCGGTCGGCGTGGTCTCGGCAGTTGGCATGGACGATGGCCACCCGGACCTGCTTCTCCGGACCCATCTTCTCCTGGATCAACTCGACCAGGCGGGGGATGACTCGCCCCTGACCGCGCACCTTCTCGTAGGGGGCGACCACCCCGTCTTCAAGCCACAGGATGGGCTTGATATTGAGGAGTGAGCCGAGCAGGGCGGCCGCCTTGCCGATCCGGCCGTTGCGCCGGAGGTACTCCAGCGTGTCCACGGAGAAGAAGACGTGGACCTCCTTGGCCTTCCGCTCGATCAAGGCCATCACCTGGTCCTTCGACCAGCCGGCCCGAACCGCCCGGGCCGCCTCGACGACGGTCACCCCGAGGGACATCGACGCCCCTCTTGTGTCGACGACCTCGATGTCCACCCCCTCAACCATCCCTTTGGCCAGGAGGGCCGATTGACACGTCCCGGAGAGGTGCGACGAGAGGTGAATGGAGATGATCGTGTCGGCCTCGTTCTTGAGGGCGCTGTAAACGGCGATAAAGTCGGCCGGTGAAGGCTGCGATGTCTTCGGGTGATGCGGAGAGGCGACCAGCTTCGGGTAAAACTCCTTGGCTTTGAGCTCGACGCCGTCGAGGAAGCCTTCGGTCCCGAAGAAGACGGTCAGGGGAACGACCGTCAGCCCCAGGTCGCGAGCGACCTCTTCAGGGATGTCCGCCGTGCTGTCGGTGACGATCTTGATCCGGGCCACCTAACATCCCTCCCATGTGATCTCGGGTGGACCTAAAGGGACCAACGCAAGGCCGCCGCGGCCCAGGTCAACCCAGCCCCGAAGGCCACCAGGACGACCACGTCGCCGCGCTTGATGCGGCTCTCCCTAACCGCTTCATGCAAGGCTGTCGGGATCGAAGCCGCCGACATATTGCCGTAGTCGGCGATGTTGATGATCACTTTGTCCTCGGGCAGACCGAGCCGTCTCGCCGCGGCGTCGATGATCCTCCGGTTGGCCTGGTGGGGGACGAAGAAATCGACCTCCGACCGGGTCAGGCCGGCCTTGGCGATGGCCGCGTCGGCCGCTTCCCCGACTGCCTTGACGGCGAAACGGAAGACCTCGTTGCCGTTCATCTTGATGAAGTGCAGGCGCTCCTCGATCGTCTTGGGGTTGGCCGGCAGACGAGACCCGCCGGCGGGTAGGATCAAGAGGTCGCTGCCCGAACCGTCGGCCCCGAGGACCGTCGAAAGAATGCCTTCGCCCTTGCCCACCGGTTTCAGGACCGCCGCCCCGGCCCCGTCGCCGAACAGGATGCAGGTCCCCCGGTCCGTGTAGTCGGTGATCCGCGACAGTGTATCCGCCCCCACGACCAAGACGGTCTCGTCGGCCCCCGAGGCCACGAGCTGGCTTCCGACCGAGAGGGCGTAGAGGAAACCGGTGCAGCCCACCGAGAGGTCGAAGGCGGCCGCCCGGGTGGCTCCGAGCCGGGCTTGAAGGAGGCAAGCCGTGGCCGGGAAGATGGTATCGGGAGTGACCGTGGCCACGATGATCAGGTCCAGATCGGCGCCGTTGACACCGGCTTCCGCGAGGGCCTCGACGGCCGCCTGATAAGCCAGGTCGGAGGTGGCCGTTTCGGGACGGGCGATGTGTCGCTGACTGATCCCGGTGCGTTCTTTGATCCATTCGTCCGAGGTCTCGACGATCTTCTCGAGGTCGTTGTTGGTCAGGATGTCTTCTCCGGCCGCCACTCCGAGGCCGGCGATACCCACGGATCTGAGGGAATTAGGCATCAGCAGATCTACCCCACGAAGCCATGGCTCGTTCCATCTCGGCCAAGGCCCCTGTACGTGCAAACTC
Coding sequences within:
- a CDS encoding DegV family protein — encoded protein: MARIKIVTDSTADIPEEVARDLGLTVVPLTVFFGTEGFLDGVELKAKEFYPKLVASPHHPKTSQPSPADFIAVYSALKNEADTIISIHLSSHLSGTCQSALLAKGMVEGVDIEVVDTRGASMSLGVTVVEAARAVRAGWSKDQVMALIERKAKEVHVFFSVDTLEYLRRNGRIGKAAALLGSLLNIKPILWLEDGVVAPYEKVRGQGRVIPRLVELIQEKMGPEKQVRVAIVHANCRDHADRLLEAIKGVFEVDEATINFIGPVIGANVGPGTLAVVFYGLGGLAPRA
- a CDS encoding beta-ketoacyl-ACP synthase III yields the protein MPNSLRSVGIAGLGVAAGEDILTNNDLEKIVETSDEWIKERTGISQRHIARPETATSDLAYQAAVEALAEAGVNGADLDLIIVATVTPDTIFPATACLLQARLGATRAAAFDLSVGCTGFLYALSVGSQLVASGADETVLVVGADTLSRITDYTDRGTCILFGDGAGAAVLKPVGKGEGILSTVLGADGSGSDLLILPAGGSRLPANPKTIEERLHFIKMNGNEVFRFAVKAVGEAADAAIAKAGLTRSEVDFFVPHQANRRIIDAAARRLGLPEDKVIINIADYGNMSAASIPTALHEAVRESRIKRGDVVVLVAFGAGLTWAAAALRWSL